One segment of Pseudomonas pohangensis DNA contains the following:
- a CDS encoding septal ring lytic transglycosylase RlpA family protein, protein MQGAARLTALSLLGLLLASCTSSRAPEPVTPSEQISGPANYAQPHRDGAPWWDVDVSRIPDAVPMPHYGKYKASPYSVLGKTYYPMSDARNYRATGTASWYGTKFHGQATANGEAYDLYGMTAAHKTLPLPSYVRVTNLENGKSVVLRVNDRGPFYSDRIIDLSFAAAKKLGYAETGTARVQVEGIDPQEWWAQQGRPVPLVLAQPKLASQSPAAAEQAPAAPLVAQGETYTPPPQQHAAAVVPSQIDSKKNASLAVSGLFLQAGAFANPDAAELLKDKLSQIASAPVFISSVTLNQQVLHRVRLGPISTQDEALQLQNSIRLANLGSPTLVRP, encoded by the coding sequence ATGCAAGGTGCCGCTCGCCTCACAGCCCTGAGTTTGCTTGGCCTGCTGCTGGCCAGCTGCACCAGCAGCCGGGCGCCAGAGCCGGTCACGCCGAGCGAGCAGATCTCCGGCCCGGCCAACTACGCACAGCCCCACCGGGATGGCGCCCCCTGGTGGGATGTGGATGTTTCGCGTATTCCCGACGCCGTACCCATGCCGCATTACGGCAAGTACAAGGCCAGCCCCTACAGCGTTCTCGGCAAGACCTACTATCCGATGAGCGATGCCCGCAATTACCGCGCCACCGGCACCGCCTCCTGGTATGGCACCAAATTCCACGGTCAGGCCACGGCCAACGGCGAAGCCTACGACCTCTACGGCATGACGGCCGCGCACAAGACCCTGCCCTTGCCCAGCTATGTGCGCGTGACCAACCTGGAAAACGGCAAAAGTGTGGTGTTGCGCGTCAACGACCGCGGGCCGTTCTACTCCGACCGCATCATCGATCTGTCTTTTGCTGCAGCGAAGAAGCTCGGTTATGCCGAAACCGGTACCGCTCGCGTACAGGTCGAGGGTATCGACCCGCAGGAGTGGTGGGCCCAGCAGGGCCGACCGGTACCACTGGTACTGGCCCAGCCAAAGCTGGCCAGCCAGAGCCCAGCGGCTGCGGAACAGGCTCCCGCCGCCCCGCTGGTAGCCCAGGGCGAAACCTATACGCCGCCACCGCAACAACATGCTGCGGCTGTAGTGCCGAGCCAGATCGACTCAAAAAAAAACGCTTCACTCGCAGTGTCTGGCCTGTTTCTCCAGGCTGGAGCCTTCGCCAATCCGGACGCTGCCGAACTGCTCAAGGACAAGCTGAGCCAGATAGCCAGTGCCCCGGTTTTTATCAGCTCGGTGACGCTCAACCAGCAAGTTCTGCACCGGGTTCGCCTGGGCCCGATCAGCACTCAGGATGAAGCCCTGCAACTGCAAAACAGCATTCGTCTGGCCAACCTTGGATCACCGACCCTGGTACGACCCTGA
- the mltB gene encoding lytic murein transglycosylase B — protein sequence MAADYQNAPQVSALISEMTSEHGFAEEQLTAVFAGAERKQAILDAISRPAEKTKPWKDYRPIFLNSARINKGVSFWQKHAEALARAEQEYGVPAQTIVAIIGVETLYGGNTGSWRVIDALSTLCFDYPPRAPFFCQQLKEYLLLARQEQLDPLVLTGSYAGAMGLPQFMPSSFRAYAVDFDNDGHIDIWNNPTDAIGSVANYFKQHGWTQGGEVVSRATVQGDQVDQGLTAGIDPQLTMGQLHALGWNSNTPVADDLKVTAFRFDGAEGVEYWLGLPNFYTITRYNRSPMYAMAVYQLSEAILQAKGTP from the coding sequence ATGGCCGCCGATTATCAGAACGCACCGCAGGTCAGTGCCCTGATCAGTGAAATGACCAGCGAGCACGGCTTTGCCGAAGAACAGCTGACTGCCGTCTTCGCCGGCGCCGAGCGCAAACAGGCGATTCTCGACGCAATATCCCGCCCGGCAGAAAAAACCAAGCCGTGGAAGGATTACCGGCCGATCTTCCTCAATAGTGCGCGCATCAACAAAGGCGTCAGCTTCTGGCAGAAGCACGCCGAGGCACTGGCCCGCGCCGAGCAGGAATACGGCGTACCGGCACAGACCATCGTCGCCATTATCGGCGTTGAAACCCTCTACGGCGGCAACACCGGCAGCTGGCGGGTGATCGATGCCCTGTCCACCCTGTGCTTCGATTACCCGCCGCGCGCCCCGTTCTTCTGCCAGCAACTCAAGGAGTACCTGCTGCTGGCGCGTCAGGAACAGCTTGATCCGCTGGTGCTCACCGGCTCCTATGCCGGCGCCATGGGCCTGCCACAGTTCATGCCGAGCAGCTTCCGCGCCTACGCCGTGGACTTCGACAATGATGGCCATATCGATATCTGGAACAACCCGACCGATGCCATCGGCAGTGTTGCCAACTACTTCAAGCAACACGGCTGGACTCAGGGCGGTGAAGTGGTCAGTCGCGCCACCGTTCAGGGCGATCAGGTTGATCAGGGTCTGACCGCGGGCATTGATCCACAGCTGACCATGGGCCAGCTACATGCCCTGGGCTGGAACAGCAACACCCCGGTGGCCGATGATCTGAAAGTCACCGCCTTCCGTTTCGACGGCGCCGAAGGCGTGGAATACTGGCTAGGCCTGCCAAATTTCTACACAATCACCCGCTACAACCGCAGCCCGATGTACGCCATGGCGGTATATCAGCTGTCGGAAGCCATTCTGCAAGCCAAAGGAACCCCTTGA
- the rodA gene encoding rod shape-determining protein RodA has translation MRRRASLLQKLHIDGWLLLILLTLAAASLFILYSASGKHWEMLTKQAGSFGLGLLAMFVIAQLEPRFMARWVPLAYIGGVGLLLAVELAGHTAMGATRWINLGGGIRFQPSEFMKIIMPATIAWYLSKRSLPPKLKHIVVTLLLIGIPFVLILLQPDLGTSLLVMASGAFVLFMAGLQWRWIIGAVGALGPICVGMWFFVLREYQQKRILTFLDPESDPLGSGWNIIQSKAAIGSGGVWGKGWLQGTQSHLDFLPESHTDFIIAVLGEEFGMVGICLLLIVYLLLIARGLVITAQAQTLFGKLLAGGLTMTFFVYVFVNIGMVSGLLPVVGVPLPFISYGGTSLVTLLSSFGILMSIHTHRKWIAQV, from the coding sequence TTGCGCCGGCGTGCCAGCCTGCTGCAGAAACTGCATATCGACGGCTGGCTACTGCTGATCCTGCTGACGCTGGCCGCTGCCAGCCTGTTCATCCTGTACTCGGCCAGTGGCAAACACTGGGAGATGCTGACCAAGCAGGCTGGTTCATTCGGGCTCGGCCTGCTGGCAATGTTTGTCATTGCCCAGCTTGAGCCGCGCTTCATGGCGCGCTGGGTACCGCTGGCCTATATAGGCGGCGTAGGCCTGTTGCTGGCAGTCGAGCTGGCCGGACATACCGCCATGGGCGCCACCCGCTGGATCAATCTGGGCGGCGGCATCCGCTTTCAGCCCTCGGAATTCATGAAGATCATCATGCCGGCGACCATCGCCTGGTATCTGTCCAAGCGCAGCCTGCCGCCCAAGCTGAAGCACATCGTGGTGACCCTGCTGTTGATCGGCATTCCCTTCGTGCTGATCCTGCTGCAGCCGGATCTGGGCACCTCGCTGCTGGTAATGGCCTCGGGCGCCTTCGTCCTGTTCATGGCCGGTCTGCAGTGGCGCTGGATCATCGGGGCTGTCGGTGCGCTGGGGCCGATCTGTGTCGGCATGTGGTTTTTCGTGCTGCGCGAGTACCAGCAGAAACGCATCCTCACCTTCCTCGACCCGGAAAGCGACCCGCTGGGCAGCGGCTGGAACATCATCCAGTCTAAAGCGGCCATCGGCTCGGGTGGCGTGTGGGGCAAAGGCTGGCTGCAAGGCACCCAGTCCCATCTGGACTTTTTGCCGGAAAGCCACACGGACTTTATCATTGCCGTGCTCGGCGAGGAGTTCGGCATGGTCGGCATCTGCCTGCTGCTGATCGTCTATCTGCTGTTGATTGCCCGCGGCCTGGTGATCACCGCCCAGGCGCAGACACTCTTTGGTAAGCTGCTGGCTGGTGGCCTGACCATGACCTTCTTCGTCTACGTGTTTGTTAACATCGGCATGGTCAGCGGTTTGCTGCCGGTAGTGGGCGTACCACTACCCTTTATCAGTTATGGCGGGACCTCGCTGGTGACCCTGCTGAGCAGCTTCGGGATATTGATGTCGATTCACACCCATCGAAAATGGATTGCCCAGGTCTAA
- the mrdA gene encoding penicillin-binding protein 2: MPHIQLKDHEKDGLLVRRRVFAGALLVLLLSAALVARMYFLQVVQFEQHSTLSENNRVHVQPIPPIRGLIYDRNGLIIADNRPSFSLTVTRERAKDWPEILDTLTEVLELSDEERALYDKRMKQGRRPFEPVPIQFELTEEQIGRIAVNQFRLPGVEVSARLVRHYPQGASYSHSVGYVGRINENELKKVDPVNYSGTHHIGKTGIERFYEDELHGTVGYEEVETNARGRILRVLKRTDPIAGMDIHLTIDSRLQAAAEAALAGRRGAVVAIQPQTGDVLAMVSEPGFDPNPFVTGIGFNAYKELRDSIDRPLFNRVLRGLYPPGSTIKPMVATAGLDAGVITPSTRVYDPGFYQLPGHSHKYRNWNRSGDGSVDLEWAIMRSNDTYFYDVAHRLGINRLHDYLSRFGIGQRVSLDMFEESAGLMPSKDWKRARYNQPWYPGETLILGIGQGYMQTTPLQLAQATTLMATRGKWIRPHLAKTVGDHTPVDSNPMPDIVLRDPKFWDYSRFGMEQVMHGPRGTAGKVGATAAYRMAGKSGTAQVVAIKQGEKYDRSKVQERHRDHALFIAYAPAADPQIVVAVMVENGESGSGVAAPVAKAVLDAWLLDDQGQLKAEYRDTPVIDPAAAPKSPAP; the protein is encoded by the coding sequence ATGCCGCATATCCAGCTTAAAGACCACGAAAAAGACGGCCTCCTGGTGCGTCGGCGGGTCTTTGCCGGTGCGTTACTGGTCCTGCTGCTGAGCGCCGCGCTGGTGGCGCGCATGTACTTCCTGCAGGTGGTGCAATTCGAGCAGCACTCCACGCTGTCGGAAAACAACCGCGTCCACGTACAGCCGATCCCGCCGATCCGCGGGCTGATCTACGACCGCAACGGCCTGATCATTGCCGACAACCGCCCCAGCTTCAGTCTCACCGTGACCCGCGAGCGGGCCAAGGACTGGCCGGAGATCCTCGACACCCTGACCGAAGTGCTGGAGCTGAGCGACGAAGAACGCGCGCTGTATGACAAGCGCATGAAGCAGGGCCGCCGCCCCTTCGAGCCGGTGCCGATCCAGTTCGAGCTCACCGAAGAACAGATTGGCCGGATCGCCGTCAACCAGTTCCGCCTGCCCGGCGTAGAGGTCAGCGCGCGCCTGGTCAGGCATTATCCGCAAGGGGCCAGTTATTCCCACTCGGTCGGTTATGTCGGCCGCATCAACGAGAATGAGCTGAAGAAAGTTGATCCGGTCAACTACAGCGGCACGCACCACATCGGCAAGACCGGTATCGAGCGCTTCTACGAGGATGAACTGCACGGCACGGTCGGTTACGAGGAAGTCGAAACCAACGCGCGCGGTCGCATATTACGCGTACTCAAGCGTACCGACCCGATCGCCGGCATGGATATCCACCTGACCATCGACTCCCGCCTGCAGGCAGCCGCCGAAGCAGCGCTGGCCGGCAGACGCGGTGCCGTGGTCGCCATCCAGCCGCAGACCGGCGACGTGCTGGCGATGGTCAGCGAGCCCGGCTTCGACCCCAACCCGTTCGTCACCGGCATCGGCTTCAATGCCTACAAGGAATTGCGCGACTCGATTGACCGGCCGCTGTTCAACCGGGTGCTGCGCGGCCTGTATCCGCCCGGTTCGACCATCAAACCGATGGTCGCCACCGCCGGTCTGGATGCCGGCGTCATCACTCCGTCTACCCGGGTATACGACCCGGGCTTCTACCAGCTGCCCGGGCACAGCCACAAGTACCGCAACTGGAATCGCAGCGGTGACGGCTCGGTCGACCTCGAATGGGCGATCATGCGCTCCAACGACACCTACTTCTACGATGTCGCGCACCGGCTCGGCATCAACCGGCTGCACGACTACCTGAGCCGCTTCGGCATCGGCCAACGGGTATCCCTGGACATGTTCGAAGAATCCGCCGGACTGATGCCGTCAAAAGACTGGAAGCGCGCGCGCTACAACCAGCCCTGGTATCCGGGTGAAACGCTGATTCTCGGTATCGGCCAGGGCTATATGCAGACCACGCCGCTGCAGCTGGCGCAGGCAACCACCCTGATGGCCACCCGCGGCAAGTGGATCCGTCCGCATCTGGCGAAAACCGTTGGCGACCACACCCCTGTCGATAGCAATCCGATGCCGGATATTGTGCTGCGTGATCCGAAGTTCTGGGATTACTCGCGCTTCGGCATGGAACAGGTAATGCACGGCCCCCGCGGTACAGCCGGCAAGGTGGGCGCCACGGCGGCCTATCGCATGGCCGGTAAAAGCGGTACGGCGCAGGTCGTGGCGATCAAGCAGGGTGAGAAATATGATCGCTCGAAAGTGCAGGAGCGCCACCGCGATCACGCGCTGTTTATCGCCTACGCACCGGCCGCTGATCCGCAAATCGTCGTGGCAGTGATGGTCGAGAACGGCGAATCCGGCTCCGGCGTAGCGGCGCCGGTGGCCAAGGCCGTGCTGGATGCCTGGTTGCTGGACGACCAGGGCCAGCTCAAGGCCGAGTACCGTGACACACCAGTCATCGACCCAGCCGCCGCGCCAAAGAGTCCCGCACCATGA
- the rlmH gene encoding 23S rRNA (pseudouridine(1915)-N(3))-methyltransferase RlmH, with protein MRIRLIAVGSKMPGWVEQGWQEYARRLPAELPLELVKIPLTTRGKNADVTRMMRQEGEAMLAKVQPGERIVTLEVEGRAWSTEQLARELERWRLEARNVNLMVGGPEGLAPEVCARSEQRWSLSALTLPHPLVRILVGEQIYRAWTLLSGHPYHK; from the coding sequence ATGCGTATCCGCCTGATTGCGGTCGGTTCGAAGATGCCAGGCTGGGTTGAGCAGGGCTGGCAGGAGTATGCCCGCCGCCTGCCCGCCGAGTTGCCACTGGAACTGGTGAAAATTCCGCTGACCACCCGCGGCAAGAATGCCGATGTGACGCGGATGATGCGCCAGGAAGGCGAGGCGATGCTGGCCAAAGTGCAGCCGGGGGAACGGATTGTCACCCTCGAGGTCGAAGGGCGTGCCTGGAGTACCGAGCAGCTGGCGCGCGAGCTGGAGCGCTGGCGCCTGGAGGCGCGCAACGTCAACCTGATGGTCGGCGGCCCGGAAGGACTGGCACCTGAAGTCTGTGCGCGCAGCGAACAGCGCTGGTCACTCTCGGCGCTGACCCTGCCGCACCCGCTGGTGCGGATACTGGTCGGCGAGCAGATTTATCGGGCCTGGACCCTGTTGTCCGGCCATCCGTACCACAAGTAA
- the rsfS gene encoding ribosome silencing factor yields MQSEQLVQIAVAALEDLKAQDITTIDVRGKTSITDFMVIASGSSSRQVKALVENVMEKVKAQGVRPLGSEGLDGGEWALLDLGDIVVHVMQVATRQFYDLERLWQGAEQSRAQHSPEQE; encoded by the coding sequence ATGCAAAGCGAACAACTGGTCCAGATTGCAGTAGCCGCACTGGAAGACCTGAAAGCCCAGGACATCACCACCATCGACGTGCGCGGCAAGACCAGCATCACCGACTTCATGGTGATTGCCAGCGGCTCCTCCAGCCGCCAGGTTAAAGCCTTGGTCGAAAACGTCATGGAGAAGGTCAAGGCGCAGGGCGTGCGTCCGCTCGGCAGCGAAGGGCTGGACGGCGGCGAATGGGCCCTGCTCGACCTCGGCGATATCGTGGTGCACGTGATGCAGGTCGCCACGCGCCAGTTCTATGATCTCGAGCGCCTCTGGCAGGGTGCCGAACAGAGCCGCGCCCAGCACAGCCCCGAACAGGAATAA
- the nadD gene encoding nicotinate-nucleotide adenylyltransferase: protein MGQRIGILGGTFDPIHFGHLRAAVEVAETLQLNELKLIPSARPPHRDTPQVSAAQRLAMVRAATVGVSGLSVDDRELLRETPSWTIDTLESLRRELPAPTQLFLLLGWDAFCGLPEWQRWEELLNHCHLVVLQRPDADAEAPEVLRDLIAARSVTGPQLLDGPGGKIAFVWQTPLAISATQIRQLLASGRSARFLLPDSVLSYIHAHRLYRAPN from the coding sequence ATGGGCCAGCGTATCGGTATTCTCGGCGGCACCTTTGACCCGATTCACTTCGGGCATTTGCGCGCAGCCGTGGAAGTTGCCGAAACGCTGCAACTGAACGAGCTGAAACTGATCCCCAGCGCCCGCCCGCCCCATCGCGACACGCCGCAAGTCTCCGCAGCACAGCGCCTGGCCATGGTCAGGGCGGCGACCGTGGGCGTCAGCGGGCTGAGCGTGGATGATCGCGAGCTGCTGCGGGAAACCCCGTCCTGGACCATCGACACCCTGGAGTCCCTGCGCCGCGAGCTGCCGGCACCCACCCAACTGTTTCTGCTGCTGGGCTGGGATGCTTTCTGCGGCCTGCCGGAGTGGCAGCGCTGGGAGGAACTGCTGAACCATTGCCATCTGGTGGTTTTGCAACGCCCGGACGCCGATGCCGAAGCACCGGAAGTGCTGCGCGACCTGATCGCGGCCCGCAGCGTCACCGGCCCACAACTGCTCGACGGCCCCGGCGGCAAGATTGCCTTCGTCTGGCAGACCCCGCTGGCGATTTCGGCGACGCAGATTCGCCAACTGCTGGCCAGCGGCCGCTCCGCCCGCTTTCTGCTGCCCGACAGCGTTCTCAGCTATATCCATGCGCACCGCCTATACCGGGCGCCAAACTGA
- a CDS encoding glutamate-5-semialdehyde dehydrogenase — protein sequence MTESVHDYMTRIGQAARTAARVIARASTGQKNRALLAIATALDAARASLSQANQLDLDAGQRNGLEPALLDRLALTPARIDGMIEGLRQVAGLSDPVGAIRDMSFRPSGIQVGKMRVPLGVIGIIYESRPNVTIDAASLCLKSGNATILRGGSEAIHSNRAIAACIQQGLAAAGLPAAVVQVVETTDRAAVGALISMPEFVDVIVPRGGKGLIERISRDARVPVIKHLDGICHVYVAAHADLAKAQDIAFNAKTYRYGICGAMETLLVDQSVAAAFLPAMADRLRAKGVELRGCERSCALIDALAATEEDWRSEYLAPILSIRVVDDLDAAIEHINQYGSHHTDAIVTEHQGQARRFLAEVDSSSVMLNTPTCFADGFEYGLGAEIGISTDKLHARGPVGLEGLTCEKYVVLGDGQLRGQNA from the coding sequence ATGACCGAGTCAGTCCACGACTACATGACCCGCATCGGCCAGGCCGCCCGCACGGCTGCACGGGTGATTGCCCGCGCCAGTACCGGGCAGAAAAACCGGGCCCTGCTGGCCATCGCCACGGCGCTGGATGCTGCACGCGCCAGCCTGAGCCAGGCCAACCAGCTGGATCTGGATGCCGGCCAGCGCAATGGTCTGGAGCCGGCGCTGCTCGATCGTCTGGCACTTACTCCGGCGCGTATTGACGGCATGATCGAAGGCCTGCGTCAGGTCGCCGGCCTGAGTGACCCGGTCGGCGCCATCCGTGACATGAGTTTTCGCCCCTCGGGCATTCAGGTCGGCAAGATGCGCGTGCCGCTGGGCGTGATCGGCATCATCTACGAGTCACGGCCCAACGTGACCATCGATGCCGCCAGCCTGTGCCTGAAATCCGGCAATGCGACCATTTTGCGCGGTGGTTCCGAGGCGATTCATTCCAACCGGGCGATTGCCGCCTGCATCCAGCAGGGCCTGGCCGCCGCCGGTCTGCCCGCCGCCGTGGTGCAAGTGGTGGAAACCACCGACCGCGCCGCCGTCGGCGCGCTGATCAGCATGCCCGAATTCGTTGACGTGATCGTGCCGCGTGGCGGCAAGGGCCTGATCGAGCGCATCAGCCGCGACGCCCGGGTGCCGGTGATCAAGCATCTGGACGGCATCTGCCATGTGTATGTCGCCGCGCATGCCGATCTGGCCAAGGCGCAAGACATCGCCTTCAACGCCAAGACCTACCGCTACGGCATCTGCGGCGCGATGGAAACCCTGCTGGTCGACCAGTCGGTGGCCGCCGCCTTTCTCCCCGCCATGGCCGACCGCCTGCGCGCCAAAGGCGTCGAGCTGCGTGGCTGCGAACGCAGCTGCGCACTGATCGATGCGCTTGCCGCGACCGAGGAAGACTGGCGCAGCGAGTACCTGGCGCCCATCCTCTCGATCAGGGTGGTCGATGATCTGGATGCGGCCATCGAGCACATCAACCAGTACGGCTCGCATCACACCGACGCCATCGTCACCGAACATCAGGGCCAGGCCCGGCGCTTTCTCGCCGAGGTCGATTCCAGCTCGGTGATGCTGAATACCCCGACCTGCTTTGCCGACGGCTTCGAATACGGTCTGGGCGCCGAGATCGGCATTTCCACCGACAAACTGCACGCCCGCGGCCCGGTCGGCCTGGAAGGCCTGACCTGCGAAAAATATGTGGTGCTTGGCGACGGTCAGCTGCGCGGCCAGAACGCCTGA
- a CDS encoding bifunctional DedA family/phosphatase PAP2 family protein, producing MSDWLGVWALWLEAHPQWLGLAIWLVACTECLAIAGLLMPGTVLLFALAVLAGSGVLTLWQTLLLAFLGGFAGDLLSYLLGRWQHQSIRRLPYLREHPQWLAAAEKYFQRYGVISLLVGRFIGPLRPLLPMVAGMLDMPFVRFVLVSLLASAGWSVAYLLPGWSAGAALRLPLPPGFWLQAAVVFSAIAVLIGLAVQGSLRGMRRISQLAAGLSLLVLCALLLGWPRLAALDHGLLELLQSARSEHLDRWLVLVTGMGDSRVQLVAGALLLALLLCFRQRREAVFAVACLGLTALLVSLLKNLLERPRPQVLLEPLHSFSLPSGHSSASFVFFLVLGVLAGRGQPPRWRITWLLLAGLPAVAIASSRVYLGVHWPTDVLAGGLLAGAVCAACLALVQHRESLPPLPARLWWLLLPLLLLLFTVYGLWHLPAAMALYQR from the coding sequence ATGAGCGACTGGCTCGGTGTATGGGCGCTATGGCTGGAGGCTCACCCGCAATGGCTGGGTCTGGCCATCTGGCTGGTGGCCTGTACCGAATGCCTGGCGATTGCCGGCCTGCTGATGCCCGGTACCGTGTTGCTGTTTGCCCTGGCAGTACTCGCCGGCAGTGGCGTGCTGACACTCTGGCAGACGCTGTTGCTGGCTTTTCTGGGTGGTTTTGCCGGCGATCTGCTGTCCTACCTGCTGGGTCGCTGGCAACATCAGAGCATCCGCCGGCTGCCCTATTTGCGCGAGCATCCGCAATGGCTGGCCGCGGCAGAAAAGTATTTTCAGCGCTACGGAGTGATCAGCCTGCTGGTCGGCCGCTTCATTGGTCCGTTGCGCCCGCTGTTGCCGATGGTCGCGGGTATGCTGGATATGCCCTTCGTGCGCTTTGTGCTGGTCAGTCTGCTGGCATCGGCTGGCTGGTCGGTGGCCTATCTGTTGCCCGGCTGGAGTGCCGGGGCGGCGCTGCGTCTGCCTCTGCCGCCGGGATTCTGGCTGCAGGCGGCGGTGGTTTTCAGCGCTATTGCCGTGTTGATCGGGCTGGCGGTGCAGGGCAGCCTGCGCGGGATGCGGCGAATTTCGCAACTGGCTGCCGGGCTGAGTCTGCTGGTGTTGTGTGCTCTGCTGCTGGGCTGGCCGCGACTGGCGGCGCTGGATCACGGGCTGCTGGAGCTGCTGCAGTCGGCGCGCAGCGAGCATCTGGATCGCTGGCTGGTGCTGGTCACCGGAATGGGCGATAGCCGGGTGCAGCTGGTCGCCGGAGCACTGCTGCTGGCGCTTTTGCTGTGCTTCCGGCAGCGCCGGGAGGCAGTCTTTGCCGTCGCCTGTCTGGGCCTCACGGCACTGCTGGTCAGCTTGCTGAAGAATCTGTTGGAGCGACCAAGGCCGCAGGTGCTGCTGGAGCCATTGCATTCTTTCAGCCTGCCCAGCGGGCACAGTTCAGCATCCTTCGTATTCTTCCTGGTGCTGGGGGTGCTGGCCGGACGCGGGCAGCCACCGCGCTGGCGCATTACCTGGCTGCTGCTGGCGGGTTTGCCGGCTGTGGCGATCGCTTCGTCGCGGGTCTATCTGGGGGTGCACTGGCCGACCGATGTGCTGGCCGGCGGGTTGCTGGCGGGCGCCGTGTGCGCTGCCTGTCTGGCGCTGGTGCAGCACAGGGAAAGCCTGCCGCCGCTGCCGGCCAGGCTCTGGTGGTTGTTGCTGCCGCTATTGCTGCTGCTGTTTACGGTTTACGGCTTGTGGCATTTGCCGGCGGCCATGGCGCTGTACCAGCGGTAA
- a CDS encoding metal ABC transporter ATPase: protein MTRILARKDPTAFKTAPLCVEAREDRLTYRSLGEPLSFAKVIERRRPVHVDNPASFDVALTNLGVSVRLSLRWRGQDHWLVVRQQRPDRGDTVLKLISGYVPAQELNLPLLTATQEVAEECLIETDAGWLTGRFAETWLPTPYRGRLHHRDDCHFNLQPLSGAALPVYAGSLQLLERPRAYVHLPTASLQLVYDMLLELPQKAHQPSLFHVDEKLEDGSLIARLHRRRQDIFLIPLKQGQPSGELLTLNKGQLKPASLRGVYLSESFCSKDGWVIRDDRIGWKAWLQQINSSAS from the coding sequence ATGACCCGGATTCTGGCCCGCAAGGACCCCACCGCGTTCAAGACCGCCCCGCTTTGCGTAGAGGCCCGCGAAGACCGGCTGACCTATCGCAGCCTCGGCGAGCCGCTGAGCTTTGCCAAAGTGATCGAACGGCGCCGCCCGGTGCATGTGGACAACCCGGCCAGTTTCGATGTCGCCTTGACCAACCTCGGCGTTTCCGTGCGCCTGAGCCTGCGCTGGCGCGGCCAGGACCACTGGCTGGTGGTGCGCCAGCAGCGCCCTGACCGTGGCGATACCGTACTCAAGCTGATTTCCGGTTATGTGCCGGCCCAGGAACTCAACCTGCCGTTGCTTACCGCCACCCAGGAAGTCGCCGAAGAGTGCCTGATCGAAACCGATGCCGGCTGGCTCACCGGACGCTTTGCCGAGACCTGGCTGCCTACCCCCTACCGCGGGCGCCTGCATCACCGCGATGACTGCCATTTCAACCTGCAACCGCTGAGCGGCGCGGCCTTGCCGGTGTATGCCGGCAGCCTGCAACTGCTTGAACGGCCACGCGCCTACGTGCACCTGCCGACTGCTTCACTGCAGCTGGTCTACGACATGCTGCTGGAGCTGCCGCAGAAGGCCCATCAGCCCAGCCTGTTCCATGTCGACGAGAAACTGGAGGACGGCAGCCTGATTGCCAGACTGCACAGACGCCGGCAGGACATTTTCCTGATTCCGCTCAAACAGGGGCAACCCAGCGGCGAACTGCTGACCTTGAACAAAGGCCAGCTCAAGCCCGCCAGCCTGCGCGGTGTGTACCTGTCGGAAAGTTTCTGCAGCAAGGACGGCTGGGTCATCCGTGACGACCGCATCGGCTGGAAAGCCTGGCTGCAGCAGATAAACAGTTCGGCGAGCTAG